TTCTACAATCTGAATATTGTTTTTTTGTATCGACTGATATTGGTCAGCATTGAATGCTGCCTTCCCATTAGTAAAAATGGTCAATTTATCAGTAAGATTTGATACCAGCTGTACATAGTGAAATGCCCGGTCACCATTAGCTAAAATACCTGTTTTCTGTTTTTTGACTTCGTAACCGTGACAGTACGGACAATGCAGAATTGATATTGCCCAGCAATCCGCAAAACCAGGTATAGCAGGCATCATATCTTTCAAACCTGTTGCAAACAGGACTTTTTTTGCTGAAAACACTTTACCAGACTGTGTAGTAAGTTCAAATATATTGTCGCTCTTTTGCATTTTCATGGCAATATCATCATGAAACGTCACCGTTGTATAATTCAACACCTGTGCCTTCGCTTTATTTGCTATATCCTTAGGCTTTTCACCATCCTGAGTGATAAAATTATGTGAATGGGGTGTCTGTCTGTTACAGGGAAATCCGCTGTCAATAATCAAAACGTTTCTCAAAGAACGGCCTAATGCCATTGCTGCAGAAAGTCCGGCATAACTACCGCCAACTATAATAACATCAAAAGTATGTTTCGTATTTTCCATATCAGATTGTATAAAAGATATAAGTGTTCCTGAAATTGCGGTAGCACCAGATAAAATGGTACTTTGTACTATAAATTTCCTTCGGGTAATCATGATTATTCATTAGGTCAGACTTTCTATGCGTTTTAGAATCTCTTTTTCAGATACCAGCCCTATATGTCTCCAATAGATATCTCCGTGTTTATCCAGAATCACTAAAGTCGGGACAGATCTGATAAAAAAATCAACTACAAGCTGGCTCCCGCTGTCAACATCTATCCTCTTTACAGTTGCCATTCCACCTATTTTCCTCTCCACATCGTCAATAATAGGTGACAGCATTTTGCATGGTCCGCACCAGGTGGCAGAGAATTGAAGCAATACCGGTTTTTCAGTAGCTTTCAAAGTATTTAATTCATTCATCGGAAGTATTATTAGATTAAAAATGATCCGACAAAATTACCCGCATAGCAGGTCATGTCTCTAACACTTTTAGGAGGGAAAATGGTACAAATCACATATAGACGAATTCAGACGTCTATTGATGTTTATGCTTTCGTCTGTAATGCAGGGGTGTTAATCCGGTCATTTTCTTAAAAAAGCGTCCGAAATAAGAATCATCTGTAAAATTCAATTCGGTAGCAATCATAGAAACAGTATCATTAGTCTGCATCAGCCGTGATTTTGCTTCCTGTATCAATTGTTTTTGTATAAAATAACTTGCTGAGAACCCAGAAACTTCCTTAACCACGTCATTTAGATAATGTGGATGTACATTCAGCATTCCCGCATATTCTTTTACCTGCTTTTTCTCCAGAAAATGCTGATTGACCAAAAGCTGAAACTGGGCCACCAGTTGTTCTTTTCTGGATAAATTAAAAGGTTCGGCCAAAGTCGTATGATTATGGATCCGTTCGGCTTCCAGCAGGATAATATTGAGAAACATCCTGACCAGCAGGTCATCATTAAAAGTTTTTTTCTGGCACTTTTCACTATTAAGTTTCCAGAATAAATGCTGCATCATTCCGGTTTCCCGTTCAGACAGGTCCACATACGGAACTTTATCCAGCTGAAAAAACGGAAACTGATTGAGAGTGATCTGATGCTTGATACAAAGCAAAAAATAATCAGCGTCAAACATACAGAGAAACCCTTGCACATCTTCACTCCAGGATTCAATGGAATGAATCTGATTTTCAGGAATGAAATACATGCTTTGAGGGCCAAAATGATATTTTTGATGACCAATAACTTCCTCTACATTCCCTGCTGTTAAAAGAATAATGCTGTAAAATTTTCTTCTTGCCTGATGACCGACATGACGGCTATGTAATTTTTGTAAATCCTCTAACGCTATAATCTCCAGGAAACCATTTCCATGAGCATATTCCAGATGATTACACTCTGCACAATAGGAATAATCGGAATTCTGGAGATAATACTCCTTGAATTCCTTCACATTATTAATTTCTTTGATTTTAGCAGTAAAGGCCATTTTTATAAAACAATAAGGATTTCCGGGAGCAGGAATTACCAGTTGCTTTCAGGATTCTCATTCCAATCCAAAGATAAGATGCTGGCAAAGTCAGCAATAACGTTATTTTAAACTTCAATAAGAGTATGGAGATTTTCTTTTGACAACCAACTGATCAATTTCCATCCGTTCAGTCCTTTTCACCGGTTAAATTAAAAGCTGATTTCCATAATTGCTAAACAGGTCATGCCGCCCTTGAGCACAAAGCCTCATCAGGCGGCAGTTATGCCCGATAACCAGCATCATATTATTCCTTTTACTATGGAAGAACTGGAAGAGCAACTGGATCCGGATGTATTTTTCAGGGTTAACCGTCAGTACCTGATCAACAATAAAAGCATTACACGGATCAATAACTATTTTAATGGCAAACTGCATATTGTATTGAACCCGGAGCCAGCAGAAAAGATCATTATAAGCAGAGACAGATCCAAAGTTTTTAAACTCTGGCTGGACCGGTAAATGATAAGCAGATCTCAGTTATATCTGATATTTTATTAATTTTAATAAAATCAGGCAGGATTGATTAAAGACTAAGCTTTATGGCAACAGTACCATTACGAAGTATTCAGGGCAAATGGGTCATGGCCTGTACTATCCTGGCATCTGCCATGGCTTTTATTGATGCGACAGCGCTTAATGTTATCCTGCCTTCCCTGCAGCAGCATCTCAAAGCTACCGGATCAGATCTCTTCTGGATTTTGAATGCATATTTACTTATGCTGGCCTCCCTTATTTTGGTTGGCGGCTCGCTGGGTGACCGGTTGGGACGCAAAAAAATCTTCATGATCGGGATTTTTATTTTCATCACAGGTTCTGCAGCCTGTGGATTTTCTTCCAGTGCCACTATGCTGATTATTTTCAGAGTATTACAAGGTATTGGCGGCGCCCTGATGATACCGGGAAGTCTATCCCTGATTTCTTCTTCTATTGACGAAAAAGAACGCGGAAAAGCTATTGGAACCTGGTCTGCTGCGACCACTTTAGTAACCATGGGTGGCCCTGCACTGGGGGGAGCACTTGCAGATGCGGGTTTATGGCGTTACATCTTTTTTATTAATGTCCCCATTGGGATTATGGTTCTCTTCTTTTTAGCCGTAAAAGTAAAGGAAACCAAAGAGGAGAATAATACCGGAAGACCGGATTTTTTGGGCGCAGTTACTATAGCAATGGGACTGGCGCTGCTTACTTTTGGTTTTCTGCGTTTGCCGGATGTGGGCTTTACCAATATCCAAAGCTATGGGGCTATTACTGCAGGTTTACTGCTCCTGATTGCATTTATTATCATAGAATATAAAAGCAGATACCCGATGATGCCATTGGGTTTATTCAGCAATGCTATTTTCAGCGGGGCAAATCTGCTTACTTTTTTTCTTTATGCAGGTCTTGGCGCAGGAATGTTATTTCTCTCCCTGAATATGGTACAGATTCAGGGATATACACAACTTGAATCCGGACTTACTTTTCTTCCATTTACTATTTTCATGGTCGTTAACGCACGTTTTGCCGGTAGCCTTGCTGATAAATACGGTCCCCGGTTATTTCTGATTGCAGGCCCCTTCCTGGCTGGTACAGGACTGCTCCTGTTATCTTATATACAGCAGACTGATGGCCCTTCAGACTACTGGACCACTTTTTTACCCGGCATTCTGGTTTTTGGTTTTGGGATGTCGCTTACTGTTGCACCACTAACGGCTGCAGTTATGGGCGCTGTAAGTGATCATTTTTCCGGTACAGCATCTGGTATTAATAATGCTGTATCCAGAATTGCAGGTGTTTTTGCCAATGCAGTTTTTGGTTCGATGGCAGTAATTCTTTTTACTGCAGCATTAAATAAAGAAATCAAAACACTTCCTCTTAATCAACAGCAGAAACAGGCCGTAATTGCTCAAACTGCAAATCTCGGAAATGCCAGCGTACCCGAAGGATTAAGTATCATTCAGGAAAAGAAGGTATACGCAGCCTACCATACCAGTTTTATTGATGCCTACGGAAAAATCATGAAAATTTCTGCCGGCCTTGGCTTTTTAGCCTCATTTATGGCGCTGATATTTATCCGGAAACCAGATTTAAAGAAGAAGGAAAACCATTTATAAATGGTTTTCCTTCTGATCAGTTATTCCGGAAAATCAACTCCACTAAGTTTTTGGCAAATTGCAAGCAGTTTTTCCTGAGCAACGATACTGTCGGCCGCTGCCAAATAACTTTCTTCCCGCTGATGATGAAAATAACGGCCACTTAATCTGGCTTCATTATCTTCACTTACTGCAAGCCATACCTGTGTCCGGAAACCTTTTTCCAGATTGTCAGGTGCTTCAGCGCCGCCCATTTTTGTGGGCACCCAACCCGGATCAATGGTATTGCTATATACCTGCGGCCATTTACGGGCTACTGCCATAGATAACATTAAAACCTGAAGTTTAGAATCTGAATAACTCACACGTCCGGGGTCATTGATTAAATCATCCAGACGGTTAACGTCACCCTGCATATGCATTTCAGAACTAATGTAAATCAAACGTTTAGGTTTCCGGATCAAAGCAGTCAGGATATATGGCGCCAGTGTATTTACAGCAACAATCATTTTGCCTGACTCCTGAAAAACGCCTGCATTATGAATAATGACATCAAAATTTCCTGATTCATTAACCTGAGCAGCCAGTTTTATGGTTTCGTCAATACTGGATAAATCCGCGATAAGTACTTTTTCAGCACCCGGCGCTTTATCCAGTGCCAGTTTAGCCCTTTCGGCACTACGTGCATGCAGAACAACCTGGTTCCCCTGAGCTATCAGATCGTTAGCTGCTAATTGTCCAAGCCCGTCAGCCGAGCCGGTAATAAATATTCTTGCCATCAATAAAAATTCGCTTTACTCCAAAAATCCGGGATTAATTTAAAATTAGCTTAGTTTCCAGTCTGGTCTTTCAAAATGGCAGGTATATCCGTATGGCTGCTTTTGTAAGTAATCCTGATGTTCCTCTTCGGCATTCCAGAAATCGGTTGCCGGAACAATTTCTGTTACAATCTGCCCCGGCCATACGCCAGAAGCTTCCATTTCTTCAATTAAAGTCTTTGCAGTTTCCCGTTGCGTTTCATCAATATAAAAAATAGCTGAACGATAAGAGGTACCGATATCATTTCCCTGTCTGTTTCTTGTTGTGGGATCATGAATCTGGAAAAAATATTCAAGTAATTTACGATATGATAATTGCGCCGGATCAAATATAATCTCTATACCTTCAGCATGGGTTCCATGGTTCCGGTAAGTTGCGTTGGGAACATCACCTCCTGTGTATCCAACAACAGTTGAAATTACACCAGGATAATGTCTGATAAGTTCTTCTACTCCCCAAAAACAACCGCCAGCAAGAATGGCTTTTTCAGTATTCATATAATTTTCTTTTAATTAATTAAAGGTACAGTACTGAGGCCTAATTGACAAGAACAGGCAATGATAATGACGTTAAGCTTATAACCGGATAGCTGATACTTAATTATTTTTGATGTAACTGGACTTATACTTATATTTAAAAAGTTGTTTTCAGCTAAGAAAAAAGACACCTGCCCGGTGAGTTAGCAATAACCCACTATAAGCACAATTGCTGTAAAAGTTCTATCACTGAAGATTCCAAATCTAATTAGTCAATTCATTCATCTGTTAAATATATCTACAAAGACAGATATTCTATTAGCCTGGATGGTACTGGCTATAGTCTGCAGGAATTAGAGGCATTTATGAAAGACCTGAATACAGCAGCATTGAAATAAAGATTATGATTAGAAACAGGATGAAATACCGGGGGTTAACATCAATCTCCGTGAGTTAAAATCCAGCAATTTCCTCCTGTTTCTTTTTAGGCAGACTGGCTAATATCAATTCATAGGAATGATCTATAAGTTCATGTAACTGCTTTAACGTCAGCCGTCCATCCATATAAACCGTATTCCAGTGTTTTTTATTCATATGATAGCCTGGTATTATTTCTTCATATTGTTCCCTTAAGGTAACCGCCCGTTCAGGATCACATTTTGCATTAAAACGATTTCCCGAATTCAGACCGGTAAGCAGGAATATCTTTTCACCAACTTTAAAAACCAGCGTATCTTCTCCAAAAGGAAGTCCTTCAGTTACGCCGGGTTTGGACAAACAATAGTCACGTAATTCTTCTATATTCATATGGTAATCCAAATATAGTGATTCATTTAATATTTGTATTCAACCATATTTATACCTGCACAACGTACTGTCAGGAATATCATGAGGCACAGAAGCTGCTTGCTTATCTTACCGTTATACTACCGGCAAAATTCCCACTGCCATCAAATACAACCGCATACTTAATATAATTAGCACTAATCAATACCAGATATCCTTTTACCGAACCGTTCAGATTCAGATCCCAGGCATTGCTAAATACATAAGCCGGATACGTTGTATTTAAATACGCTGTAATGTTAGCAGGCAATGCTCCTGCCCCAATGTTGGTTATCAATTTTACACGGGGATATAACTGTACTCTTTTAATAAACAAACCAGCTGATGTAAACGCATTCAGAAAAACTCCTGTATTCGAGCTAATAACCGGATAGCTGGTGTCTCGATTGACAAAAGCCCGCTGCAGGGTATCTTTAGGGTAATTATTTGTAAAATAAGTCCTGATCGTTCCAGGCAGGGCTGCAATGGCAATCGTGTCGCGATGACGTCCGTCACGATCATCAAACCGGCCTCCCACATGCCATCCTATACCCGTTAGATCACGTTTTTCTCTTTGTTCAAGTACTTTCTTAAATACTCCGTCTGCATCAAATGTTAAACCAACTGGTTTTCCATTAAAGCTGATCACAACCAGATACCCCACTGCTTTGTTAGCCCCATTAAATATCTGCTAAGCTTTACTAACTGGAAAACAGTTTAATTGTTTTTCGCTTTTGTCAGCAGCATTTTGGCCGCAAGTGAGATCAGTACACTTGCCATTACCCACTTCTGGACTCTTACCCATACCGGGTTTGCACTAAACCATAATGCTGCTTTTGCTGCAATCATGATTACTGTAAAGTTTATTAATGCACTGATCAGCATCTGAATAAAACCCAGCTGGAAACACTGTGCTATTATATGTCCGGCTTCCGGTTTGATAAACTGCGGGAACAGTGATAAATAGAATACTGCTATTTTCGGATTTAGCACATTGGTCAGTAAACCCATAGTGAAGAGCTTAACAGGCTTATCTTCCGGTAAATCTTTTTGTACAGAGAACACGCCTTCACTTCCTGGCTTTAGTGCCATAAATGCAAGGTAAATCAGATAGAATGCTCCGGAAATTTTTAAAACAGTAAATAAAAATGGAACTGCCAGTAGAACTGCTGTAAGTCCAAAAGCCACCATAATGATATGAAATAAAAACCCGAACATTACACCTAAAAGTGAAAGCATTCCAGCCTTTTTGCCCTGCGTGATAGAACGGGAAATCAGATAAATCATATTAGGCCCCGGAGTAATGGCCATAGCAATAGCAGCAAGCAGAAATACCAATAGTTCTTTTTGTACAATCATGAGGGGAAGATATTTATGCCTAAGATAGCTAATTTTAAAATCTCAAAAC
This portion of the Pedobacter lusitanus genome encodes:
- the msrA gene encoding peptide-methionine (S)-S-oxide reductase MsrA encodes the protein MNTEKAILAGGCFWGVEELIRHYPGVISTVVGYTGGDVPNATYRNHGTHAEGIEIIFDPAQLSYRKLLEYFFQIHDPTTRNRQGNDIGTSYRSAIFYIDETQRETAKTLIEEMEASGVWPGQIVTEIVPATDFWNAEEEHQDYLQKQPYGYTCHFERPDWKLS
- a CDS encoding MmcQ/YjbR family DNA-binding protein — protein: MNIEELRDYCLSKPGVTEGLPFGEDTLVFKVGEKIFLLTGLNSGNRFNAKCDPERAVTLREQYEEIIPGYHMNKKHWNTVYMDGRLTLKQLHELIDHSYELILASLPKKKQEEIAGF
- a CDS encoding helix-turn-helix domain-containing protein, whose product is MAFTAKIKEINNVKEFKEYYLQNSDYSYCAECNHLEYAHGNGFLEIIALEDLQKLHSRHVGHQARRKFYSIILLTAGNVEEVIGHQKYHFGPQSMYFIPENQIHSIESWSEDVQGFLCMFDADYFLLCIKHQITLNQFPFFQLDKVPYVDLSERETGMMQHLFWKLNSEKCQKKTFNDDLLVRMFLNIILLEAERIHNHTTLAEPFNLSRKEQLVAQFQLLVNQHFLEKKQVKEYAGMLNVHPHYLNDVVKEVSGFSASYFIQKQLIQEAKSRLMQTNDTVSMIATELNFTDDSYFGRFFKKMTGLTPLHYRRKHKHQ
- a CDS encoding LytTR family DNA-binding domain-containing protein, with product MSTKPHQAAVMPDNQHHIIPFTMEELEEQLDPDVFFRVNRQYLINNKSITRINNYFNGKLHIVLNPEPAEKIIISRDRSKVFKLWLDR
- a CDS encoding NAD(P)/FAD-dependent oxidoreductase, with translation MENTKHTFDVIIVGGSYAGLSAAMALGRSLRNVLIIDSGFPCNRQTPHSHNFITQDGEKPKDIANKAKAQVLNYTTVTFHDDIAMKMQKSDNIFELTTQSGKVFSAKKVLFATGLKDMMPAIPGFADCWAISILHCPYCHGYEVKKQKTGILANGDRAFHYVQLVSNLTDKLTIFTNGKAAFNADQYQSIQKNNIQIVEQKIDLIEHDGGKISGIRLEDGTVYQLNALYSGPAFEQHCKIPVKLGCELTELGLLKTDDFRQTNIPGIYACGDNSALRSVPAAVSTGSLAGAAINMALCAEIFNS
- a CDS encoding SDR family NAD(P)-dependent oxidoreductase; this translates as MARIFITGSADGLGQLAANDLIAQGNQVVLHARSAERAKLALDKAPGAEKVLIADLSSIDETIKLAAQVNESGNFDVIIHNAGVFQESGKMIVAVNTLAPYILTALIRKPKRLIYISSEMHMQGDVNRLDDLINDPGRVSYSDSKLQVLMLSMAVARKWPQVYSNTIDPGWVPTKMGGAEAPDNLEKGFRTQVWLAVSEDNEARLSGRYFHHQREESYLAAADSIVAQEKLLAICQKLSGVDFPE
- a CDS encoding LysE family translocator, producing MIVQKELLVFLLAAIAMAITPGPNMIYLISRSITQGKKAGMLSLLGVMFGFLFHIIMVAFGLTAVLLAVPFLFTVLKISGAFYLIYLAFMALKPGSEGVFSVQKDLPEDKPVKLFTMGLLTNVLNPKIAVFYLSLFPQFIKPEAGHIIAQCFQLGFIQMLISALINFTVIMIAAKAALWFSANPVWVRVQKWVMASVLISLAAKMLLTKAKNN
- a CDS encoding thioredoxin family protein, which gives rise to MNELNTLKATEKPVLLQFSATWCGPCKMLSPIIDDVERKIGGMATVKRIDVDSGSQLVVDFFIRSVPTLVILDKHGDIYWRHIGLVSEKEILKRIESLT
- a CDS encoding MFS transporter, with amino-acid sequence MATVPLRSIQGKWVMACTILASAMAFIDATALNVILPSLQQHLKATGSDLFWILNAYLLMLASLILVGGSLGDRLGRKKIFMIGIFIFITGSAACGFSSSATMLIIFRVLQGIGGALMIPGSLSLISSSIDEKERGKAIGTWSAATTLVTMGGPALGGALADAGLWRYIFFINVPIGIMVLFFLAVKVKETKEENNTGRPDFLGAVTIAMGLALLTFGFLRLPDVGFTNIQSYGAITAGLLLLIAFIIIEYKSRYPMMPLGLFSNAIFSGANLLTFFLYAGLGAGMLFLSLNMVQIQGYTQLESGLTFLPFTIFMVVNARFAGSLADKYGPRLFLIAGPFLAGTGLLLLSYIQQTDGPSDYWTTFLPGILVFGFGMSLTVAPLTAAVMGAVSDHFSGTASGINNAVSRIAGVFANAVFGSMAVILFTAALNKEIKTLPLNQQQKQAVIAQTANLGNASVPEGLSIIQEKKVYAAYHTSFIDAYGKIMKISAGLGFLASFMALIFIRKPDLKKKENHL